A stretch of DNA from Acidobacteriota bacterium:
GCGGATCGAAGCGGGCCTGTAGCCGACAAGAACGTTTTTGGAACCTGAAAACGTTTTTCGTTGTCTATTGTTTGTCTACGATAGGAACGTGACCGGCATCGAACGATTCAGCATTCATGGTATTCACAATCATGTTAAAGAGAGCATCCATCCTCTTGCTGGCGGTGTGGTGCGCCTGCCTCGCGGCGGCCGCCGGGGCTGAGTCAAAGAATGCCGAGATCAAGAACGACGACCAGGGCGCACGCCAGCTGACGCAACTGGTCAACCGCGAGCGCGAGCGCGCCGGCATGGACGCGCTCGCCTGGGACGATCGCATCGCCGAAGCCGCACGGCGCCACGCCCGCATGATGG
This window harbors:
- a CDS encoding CAP domain-containing protein — its product is MLKRASILLLAVWCACLAAAAGAESKNAEIKNDDQGARQLTQLVNRERERAGMDALAWDDRIAEAARRHARMM